Within the Arthrobacter caoxuetaonis genome, the region TGGTGGAGGTCAAGGGAGAGCAGCGGCTCGTCGCAGAGCAGCAGGTCGGGGTCCGTAGCCAGCGCCTGTGCCGCGCGCAGCCGCTGCAGTTCCCCGCCCGACAGCATGCCCACGGGCTGGTCGGCATAACCGGCGGCACCCACCTGGGCCAGGAGTTCATCCACCCGCCGGCGCACCGGGGCGCGGCGCAGGCGCACGCCCCACTTGTCGCCGTCGACCCCCATTCCCACCAGGTCCCGGCCGCGCAGCGGCGTGCCCGCGGCAAAGGATTTCTGCTGCGGGATGTAGCCGATGTCCTTGCTTCCCCGTTCGACCTTCCGGCCGTTGATCCTGACGGTGCCCGCACTGAGCGGCTGCAGCCCGAGGAGCACCTTCAGCAACGTGGTCTTGCCGGTGCCGTTGGGGCCAAGAACGGCCAGGAACTCTCCGGCGTTGATGTCCAGGTCCAGGCCCTCCCAGAGCGTGCGGCTGCCGAAGGCCATGGAGGCACCCCGCAGCTGCACGACGGCGCGGGTCACTTCAGGACGCCCTCAAGCGCATCGACGTTCGAGTTCATCCAGCCAAGGTAGTCCTGCCCCTCAGGCAGGGTCTCGGAGAAGTTGAGAACGGGCACGCCGGCGTCTTCTGCTGCCGAGCGGACGGCTTCGGTCTGGGACGTGGACGTCTGGTCGTTGTAGGCCAGGAACGCGATGTCTCCGGAGGCCACGAGGTCCTGCATTTGTTTCAGGACTGCCGGGGGCAGATCCGAGCCTTCTTCCACGGCTTCGGTGAAATCCGCGGGTGTGACATTGTGCAGTCCGGCGTCTTCGAGCAGGTAGTCAGGAACCGGTTCGGTCATGGCAACGTCCCGGTCCCCGCCCGAGGCACGGAGCGCGTCCAGGCGTGTTTCCAGTTCCGCGATGCCGTCGCTGAACGCCGCTGCGTTGTCGCGGAAAGCCGCTTCGTTCGCCGGGTCGAGTTCGGCGAGCCGCTGGGCGGCCGCCTCTGCCAGCAGGGCCATTGCCGACGGGTCGTACCAGACATGCTCGTTGAATCCGCCGTGGGAGTGGCCGTCATGCGCGTCCGCTGACCCGGAGCCGGATTCGGCGTCCTCCGAGCCGTGTGTGTGATCTGATCCGTCTTCCAGGCCGGAAATCTCGACGGCGTTCAGGACGTCCTCGGACGGCACGCCCTCGTCCTCGACGAGGACTTCCATGAAGCTGTCATATCCGCCGCCGTTCAGGACAACCAGACCTGCCCCCGAAACAGCGAGCTTGTCCCGCGCCGTCGCCTCATAGGAGTGGGGGTCCTGGGACGGGCGGTTGATGATCGATTCAACGCTGACGTAGTCCCCGCCCACAGACTCCAGGATGTTCCCGTAGACATTGGTGGACGCGACGACCCGGATAGTTCCTTCGTCGGCGTTCTGGTCCCCTCCATCACCGGATGAGCAGGCTGACAGCGCAAGGGCTGCGGCGATGAAGGTTCCGGCCACACGGAAGGGCAGGCGGCGCATAGTGTCAGTATCCCCGTTTCAGGTAATGGTGCAGCCTCCGGGAATACCGGAGGCTGCCAGCATAACGCAAACGCGAATCATTCGCATCTGAGCCTTCGGGTCAGCCGCTGAAGCTCTCACCTGTTCGGCGGGAGCCCTGCGCCTGCGTGGCGTCACGGATCTCCCCGACCAGCTGCTCGATGATGTCCTCCAGGAAGAGGACGCCCTTCGTCTGTCCGTCCGGCCCCAGGACCCGGGCCACGTGCGACCCGGTGCGCTGCATGACGGCAAGCGCATCCTCGATCCCGTCGTCCAGGCGGAGGTTCGCCAGGGTCCGCACTTTGTTCTCGGTGATCGGGTGGTCGTAGTCCTCCTCGGGGATGGCCATGACGTCCTTCAGGTGCATGTACCCCGTGAAGTTCCCGGCGTCGTCCATCAGCACGAACCGGGAGAAGCCGGTCCGCCCCACGGCCTTTTCAAACTCGGCCGGAGTGCAGTCCGTGCGCAGGGTGACCAGTCCGTCCAGCGGAACCATCACTTCACCGGCGGTCTGGCCGGAGAATTCCAGGGCACCCGAGATCACGCCGGAATCATCGGCCACGAGCCCGTGGCGGGTGGATTCCTGCACGATCGACTGCACTTCCTGCAGCGTGAAGGATGACGTCACCTCGTCCTTGGGGGTGACGCCCACCAGGCGCAGCGCGTGGTTGGCAACCCAGTTCAGGCTGGCAGTCACCGGACGCACCACCCGCGAGACCATCACCAGCGGCGGAGCCAGCGCCAGTGCGGCGCGGTCTGCCACCGAGACTGAGATGTTCTTCGGAACCATCTCGCCAATAGTCACGTGCAGGAATGTCACGAACAGCAGCGCCACCAGGAAGCCGGCCAGGTCGGCCACTTCCACCGGAA harbors:
- a CDS encoding hemolysin family protein, which encodes MNDLAGIFWLVILLLGNAFFVGAEFAVMSARRSQIEPLAEAGSKRAKTTLWAMEHVSLMLACAQLGITVCSLLILYVAEPAIHHLMAAPLEAVGVPVEVADLAGFLVALLFVTFLHVTIGEMVPKNISVSVADRAALALAPPLVMVSRVVRPVTASLNWVANHALRLVGVTPKDEVTSSFTLQEVQSIVQESTRHGLVADDSGVISGALEFSGQTAGEVMVPLDGLVTLRTDCTPAEFEKAVGRTGFSRFVLMDDAGNFTGYMHLKDVMAIPEEDYDHPITENKVRTLANLRLDDGIEDALAVMQRTGSHVARVLGPDGQTKGVLFLEDIIEQLVGEIRDATQAQGSRRTGESFSG
- a CDS encoding metal ABC transporter ATP-binding protein, which gives rise to MAFGSRTLWEGLDLDINAGEFLAVLGPNGTGKTTLLKVLLGLQPLSAGTVRINGRKVERGSKDIGYIPQQKSFAAGTPLRGRDLVGMGVDGDKWGVRLRRAPVRRRVDELLAQVGAAGYADQPVGMLSGGELQRLRAAQALATDPDLLLCDEPLLSLDLHHQQAISALIDARCHVHDSAVVFVTHEINPIIDYVDRVLYLAGGSFRTGTPDEVLRSDVLSDMYGSHVEVLRSHGRIVVLGVPDATTHHHGDPEGDHGPF
- a CDS encoding metal ABC transporter solute-binding protein, Zn/Mn family, translated to MRRLPFRVAGTFIAAALALSACSSGDGGDQNADEGTIRVVASTNVYGNILESVGGDYVSVESIINRPSQDPHSYEATARDKLAVSGAGLVVLNGGGYDSFMEVLVEDEGVPSEDVLNAVEISGLEDGSDHTHGSEDAESGSGSADAHDGHSHGGFNEHVWYDPSAMALLAEAAAQRLAELDPANEAAFRDNAAAFSDGIAELETRLDALRASGGDRDVAMTEPVPDYLLEDAGLHNVTPADFTEAVEEGSDLPPAVLKQMQDLVASGDIAFLAYNDQTSTSQTEAVRSAAEDAGVPVLNFSETLPEGQDYLGWMNSNVDALEGVLK